GAGTCTGTGCGTTTCAACTCCAGGGCAGCTGCTGTTggctctgtttgttttaaaaccatggtgCGTCCAGCAGTTTACTCTTGCAGGGCAGAATGAATGGACTGAATGCATTAATCTGCATGTTGCTTTTTAGGTTGACCACTGAAGAAAGGTCTCTAAAATACGAAAGAAGTGTTCGAAGTTCAAGGATTTtgggggaggtgtgtgtgtgtggccagCCATGTTCTTGGGTTTCATTTGAGGGAGGTGGGAGGAGAGGATGGGGTAAAAGATTAAGAGTTCATATCTCAGTCAAAGAACCTGTGCTGCATGTAGGTTTCTGCCGACGAACTGTAGCTAAATTTCTCATAGAAGGCCACATTCTTCGGTAGACACTCCAGTGTGATTTTATAACAGTCCAGTTTCTTGCTAAGAAGAGTCATTGCTGACACTAACCTGTAGAAGAAACATGCAAAACAGAACTACAGTTAACACAACTGGCAACATTTGGATAATGGATTAGTTTGGTACAGACGCAAATCACACAACTTAGGaagaaataataatgataaagggGTTTATTGGTTAAACTGTTCTGCTGTACGTATCTGGAGAGACAGCGGGAGAGTTGAAGTAAGTTGGGCACTTACAGTTTGCCCAGCTGCTTCCCACGGCATTTATCGCTCACAACgacctcctctatcctccctctCTGCACGAGCAAGAAAAACAGGGTTAATCTCAGCCTGCTCAGAATCCCTACAGCAGCTCTGACCACAAAAGTAAAAAGTCTGTATCCAATTAAAGGAGttctaaccaaggctttaaaatcaattttttttgcaaCATTATTACTGTCAGTTTGGAATATGATGAGAtgttgctgttgcttcctggtatctaatcaattcatgtgttgaaaaaaaataagtgaAGAACCAGAAGATTCTCCTGAAGCTAAAAGTGACAGGGAATGTATTGCACTGGTTAGCATGCTTTTATCCTCCAAATAAaccctggaatggatcaaactgctagaAAGAAACCTTCAATAACTTTCAtttgaccaggagtggaagggccaactttggcacCACCTGATTTAATAGAACTGTTAGCGGTGCAGTGTGGAGGCTCCAAGCAGGGGGAGCTGTGACTCGGGAGAGGGGAGGAAatgtgcactgtactgtaccgtGGCGCAGGAGTGAATGAACTTGTGCTCCAGGATGAGCGTTGCTGTGGCGACGATCTGCCCCAGGTTTGTGTCCTCCACCACAGTGATGTAATAATCCCCTGTCCGCTTCATGTGGTCAAATGTCTctgcaggacacagagacagactcgCTTGGAGCTCACTTACATTGTAAACAGTTACCAGAAACATCAAATAATTTATCtacattagaaaaaaatacacatatagtGCCTTTCAGGGTAAATCGCTTTACATAGACTTACATTAGATACTTCTTTTAAATATTAATAGAAGTAGCACAAAAGTGAACAATAAAatagaaacaataaaacatactctGACCACACAGGTTTTAATAAATAACAGAGATTCATACTTACTTATGAACAGTTCAGGAGTCACATCTCCAGCCTTAGTGAGCTGGGACAGGACTTTGAAGAAACCTGGAGAAAGaaaatgataatttaaataaatgtatttaaagctgAGAAAAGGTAAAGGGTGTATTTCTAAACACAAGCATGTACAGTACACCTTGCTAAGTCATGCTTAGTTACTTTGAAAAGGAAGCCTATCAAAACGAAGGGATGCATTTCCCTTGTAAAGAATGGGGTTAGTGTTTCAGTGAGCCTGAGGGGAGAGTATAGTGGAGTCTTTATAACTTTAAGCCCTGTCTCCTCCTCAGtcacagcaccacacagcacacaCATCTTTAGGGAAGTATGTGACTTGATCAACCAAATAAGTCTGCTACTGAActtgcaattatttttattctgttACCAGATTAAACAGCTTCATTTGACTGGCTCGGAGTTGTTCAAAATTTCAGAGACATCACCATGAAAGTAGCTTGTTTGGgtaatagtgtggagtagtggttagggctctggactcttgaccggagggtcatgggttcaatccccagtgggggacactgctgctgtacccttgagcaaggtactttacctagattgctccagtaaaaacccaactgtataaatgggtaattgtatgtaaaataatgtgatatctgtataatgtgatatcttgtaacaattgtaagtcgccctggataagggcgtctgctaagaaataaataataataataataataataataataataataataaaaaaacacacaacgatgcttggggggagggggagggggagggggtgtaaACCTACCTCTGTTGAGGTCTGCGGGGCAGAGAGGCCGCAGCAGGAGCCCCTCCCCAGGCTGTGATGGGGAGATGGGGGGGCTGAACTGCACCGTGTTCTGACTCCAGTCCAGCTCCTTCAGGAGGCCGGGGTCAAAGAGGGGAGTCTCATCCAGAATCATCAGGGCAGCGCGGTCCACACTCACACTGCAGGGAAGCACACCCGTACAATTCAACACAGAGGGGGCGGACACTCTGGATAGGTGTATTGAGGGCACACGACCTGTCTACCAGGTGGGAGTTTGTTTGGGAGTGCTACTGTTGTTTTGGGAAGCCTGGACCTGTTACTTCTACATTTTTAAGTGTACGGCAGTACACATTACAggttaaaacaacacacaccatTTTATGATAGCGCTATACTGGAAATTATTCATTTCAGTCTATGAGCAGAGGGAAATGGAAGTGAAAGTGAGTGCACTGTTCCTGCTGTTGAGAGCTGGCAGATCCTGTTTGAAATCCCTTCTCAGATTACAGGCAGACCTGGTTAGTATTGTATTTGTGAAGGGCAGGACACCTCATCTCCCTCTGCCCTGCAGTGACCTAGAGGATCCCACTGGAAACAACGCAACTCATTCATATTCTaaagcagcactttactgtagaaGACACAGtctcttaaagaaaaagcagtCACCTATCCCCGGAGGAGACAGTCAGCTGGCACATTGAGAATGCTTTATCTAGCTCGTTTCAGCAAGTCAAGAAAAGATCAACATCGAAGTTGGTAAGTGTACACATTCCAAAAGGCGAATGGACTTTGCATAGCCTTTCAGTAATAAGGTTCACTTTGATTCATTTCAGCTAACGCAGCAATGTGATCTCCCTGTCCTTCAGATAATGCATCACATATAACTGCTCATGCCTGAATTTACTAGACACTCAGGATCAAAACATGTACAGCAGTAAAAAAGCAAATCAAAGCAAACGTGGTTATACAATTACTAGACAAACATTTTCACAAGAAGTCTTTGTCAATGTGTTTCATGTTATGATATTACTTTTGTAATGCCAGATTGTAAGTGTTACCTTATCCCGATGTGCAGAAAGTAATCAAATAGCAGGGTAATCAAATATGACCCTGCAGACCACTGACTTCTGAATCCACACCCTCTTAAACTATGTTGAGTGATTGTCATCAGAACTGCCTCGACAATCCAAACCACCCTCCCAAGTCATGAAGTGACTAATTCATTTGTCTACACTTTCACCACTGCAATTCAGCCACTCCATTAGGAATATTCTTTCATTTACACAACAGGGCACATGCAAAGCTAACTACGTTCATTCACAATTTAGAATATTGTTAATTACGCACAAATGTAAAAGGGAACTAAAATACAggagtttaaatttaaaataatacaacaggtatatatacagtgtgcaCGTTGATTTTAGATGAATTTGTGTAAAGTACTTAAAATTAATAAAGTTTAATCTGCCGTAGTTCGCAGTCTAATTGCTAAGTTTAATTGACTCGTTCAGTGACGTTACTGTCTACCAGCCAATACTGTACAGACACAATCACTGTATAATTTATCCGAATCTCCGAAAACCAGCAGTAAGTTTTCATTCTCATTGCTTCACCACCGGTGATTTTAAACACCATGTCAATATAAACGACTAAGCTCATTTAGGCATGCACTGTAATTGTAAAGCCGGAACCTAAGTTTTACTAATTTGGTTGCGCCGGGGCTGGGAGCTCTGTCGCTGGCTGTGAAAGAGCGTGGTACGTAAGATGGCTGGTTAATCGACATAAGAAGGCAATATACTCACGGATATGTTGGTGAATTAATGTCTCAGGTACAAGCAGCGTTGAATTCACAGTTTGCCACTTCTCTGTTCCGCGGTTAGTTACGAGTATCTGCAGTTACTCCAGTTGCCCATAACAGCAGTGACGTGGCAGAGGCGAGGAGGAGGCGCGGCGCACAATGACGCACTCTGACGCACCCCGCGTCCGTGGAAGAGCTCGAGAGAAGAGAAGGTGTAGCTGTGATGACATCACATGCGGCTCACAGCAAAGGGACTAGGATGTACTTGTTATGAATTAGTGTCTTGTTTGAAGTATTTCATACAGGGAGTGTCAGTGGATAAGGAATTCAGAAATTCCAGTTATTCCTCTATTACACTAGCTCATGATTAGATGCTGCCCAGCGCCTACGAGATGCGTGGCGTCACACGGAATGAATTACTCGATGAGTAGAATTAAGCAGAGGCGCCCCGGAATGTAGGCGAGCCCTGGCGTACAGCAGTTAAAACAGTTAACACGTAAAGCCTCTGTTTAAGCAATGTGTAAAAGCAAAGTAGGTAAAGGCTCATGCTTTAACTAAGCTAACGTTTTGAACTGACGCATACCTGGTATAACCGAGTCCTGGACCCCTGTTCTGTAAGGACAAGAACTCCGCGGGCTCCAAACAAAATCGTTTGagaatgaatttaaaaaaaaaaaaaaaatctaccaagAAACAGAGTCCCAGTATCTCAAGATTAAGATTCACCCTGGACAGCAGGCCTGTTTGTCTGTAAAAACATAACCCTTTAACTGCCTGTGAGTTAAGGACCACTGCCCACTAAGTGAAAACAGTGTGGTTATGGTATTCACAAGCCTTATTAAATGATCACCTTGTTTTGTGTTATTCATCCTTTTATGGTTAAGTATGTTGTGATCTGTTTACATCAGATCAAGGTGTTTTAGTTCTTTGCTTCCATTCACTCTGTC
The Acipenser ruthenus chromosome 18, fAciRut3.2 maternal haplotype, whole genome shotgun sequence DNA segment above includes these coding regions:
- the LOC117423757 gene encoding glucosamine 6-phosphate N-acetyltransferase-like, translated to MILDETPLFDPGLLKELDWSQNTVQFSPPISPSQPGEGLLLRPLCPADLNRGFFKVLSQLTKAGDVTPELFIKTFDHMKRTGDYYITVVEDTNLGQIVATATLILEHKFIHSCATRGRIEEVVVSDKCRGKQLGKLLVSAMTLLSKKLDCYKITLECLPKNVAFYEKFSYSSSAETYMQHRFFD